Proteins encoded by one window of Acidipropionibacterium virtanenii:
- the sigM gene encoding RNA polymerase sigma factor SigM: MNPPNDPRPELSDAALLKSHVEGDPTAFGELFTRHRDRLWAVALRTMRNREDAADALQDAMVSAFRRASSFRGDSAVTSWLHRIVVNACLDQIRRSKVRRAEALPENIDHDPKMVTDEDPARDLEAADLAGAVEEALGRINADQRAALVLVDMEGLSVEEAAAQLGVPKGTVKSRCARGRTRLAVLLEPLRGAA, encoded by the coding sequence ATGAATCCGCCGAATGATCCGCGTCCGGAGCTGTCCGACGCCGCCTTGCTGAAGTCCCACGTCGAGGGAGACCCGACGGCCTTCGGCGAGCTCTTCACGCGGCATCGGGACCGCCTGTGGGCGGTGGCTCTTCGCACCATGCGCAATCGGGAGGACGCCGCCGATGCCCTGCAGGACGCCATGGTGTCGGCCTTCCGCCGGGCCTCCTCCTTCCGCGGGGACTCGGCGGTGACGAGCTGGCTTCACCGCATCGTCGTCAACGCGTGCCTCGACCAGATCCGGCGCAGCAAGGTGCGCCGGGCCGAGGCCCTGCCGGAGAACATCGACCACGATCCGAAGATGGTGACCGACGAGGACCCGGCCAGGGACCTGGAGGCCGCTGATCTGGCCGGCGCCGTCGAGGAGGCGCTGGGCCGTATCAACGCCGACCAGCGGGCCGCCCTGGTGCTGGTGGACATGGAGGGGCTCAGCGTGGAGGAGGCGGCTGCGCAGCTGGGGGTGCCCAAGGGCACCGTCAAGAGCCGCTGCGCCCGGGGACGGACCCGTCTGGCCGTACTGCTGGAGCCTCTGCGGGGTGCGGCATGA
- a CDS encoding protein kinase family protein has translation MVDSAFDDWQHPGAPSIESEYPDDEAEETRSNLWSERPSPADEDVLPPIPAGTELGGRFRLEQKLGQPLGTLTWRAFDLVLHRPVLVHIMAADGRHTLEVLSAARRAAIATDSRFLRVLDAVEAGPEDPGSFVVCEYAPGRSIEELLASGPLSALEAAWIVRELADALAPLHAQGIFHERLNPDNIIVTSTGNVKIVGLLIEGALHPWTSDRALTWSEREARDVTDMGRLLYACLVSRWPAGTLHRPAPTATRTRWGLDPAPLDRHGWLTPRQVRSGVSPALDTLCDQILSEVPRHDEVPVRTANEVAQALSRVLGSADAAADLERRLRYPVGTGGEGSGPDPAARQFRSDDETPTVLGADDPTRQLSADDYDTVQFDTTDATLDDSALDDGTGTPGRPLGVDEEGYWSPEAAAGEWAHVAAPDPQRSRRRRNPSRIDLSSWAARRGATGRASAAPGPEPAARGSQAVSSVPHNLSQPRPAPRRWLFGLAALVVLTLLVSLIVVGVRRNSDQGSSGSREPATTRTVAISSVDDFDPEGDGGNDEENPNQVALAWDGKEGTAWKTLVYLGSPQLGQLKPGVGLVVDLGERHRFTSVQVTVDGGATDVGLWVPASASARQAPMNAIKSWSRIAGRTGATATVTLKPSSATTSRYLLVYLTKLPKVSQGRYQGGIAEIRVTS, from the coding sequence ATGGTGGACAGCGCGTTCGACGACTGGCAGCATCCGGGCGCACCGTCCATCGAGTCCGAGTACCCCGACGACGAGGCTGAGGAGACCCGGTCGAACCTGTGGTCGGAGCGCCCGTCCCCGGCCGATGAGGACGTCCTGCCCCCGATCCCGGCCGGCACCGAGCTGGGCGGACGCTTCCGGTTGGAGCAGAAGCTCGGCCAGCCGTTGGGCACCCTCACCTGGCGGGCCTTCGACCTCGTCCTCCACCGTCCCGTGCTGGTGCACATCATGGCTGCCGACGGACGTCACACCCTCGAGGTGCTGTCGGCGGCCAGACGGGCCGCGATCGCCACCGATTCCCGGTTCCTGCGGGTTCTGGACGCCGTGGAGGCGGGGCCGGAGGACCCGGGCAGCTTCGTGGTGTGCGAGTACGCTCCCGGCCGCTCCATCGAGGAGCTGCTCGCCTCAGGGCCGCTGTCGGCTCTGGAGGCCGCCTGGATCGTCCGGGAACTGGCCGACGCCCTGGCCCCTCTGCACGCCCAGGGCATTTTCCACGAGCGGCTCAATCCCGACAACATCATCGTCACCTCGACCGGCAATGTGAAGATCGTCGGCCTGCTCATCGAGGGGGCGCTGCATCCGTGGACCTCCGACCGGGCCCTCACATGGTCGGAGCGCGAGGCCCGCGACGTCACCGATATGGGACGGCTGCTGTACGCCTGCCTGGTGTCCCGCTGGCCTGCCGGGACCCTGCACCGGCCCGCGCCGACCGCCACCCGCACCCGTTGGGGCCTGGACCCCGCGCCGCTGGACCGACACGGATGGTTGACGCCACGGCAGGTGCGCTCCGGCGTGTCCCCCGCTCTGGACACGCTGTGCGATCAGATCCTCTCGGAGGTGCCCCGACACGACGAGGTGCCGGTCCGCACGGCCAACGAGGTGGCCCAGGCCCTGAGCCGGGTACTGGGCAGCGCCGACGCGGCCGCCGATCTCGAACGGCGGCTGCGCTACCCGGTGGGCACCGGCGGCGAGGGCTCCGGCCCGGACCCGGCCGCACGGCAGTTCCGGAGCGACGACGAGACCCCGACGGTCCTGGGAGCCGACGATCCCACCCGGCAGTTGTCCGCGGACGACTACGACACCGTCCAGTTCGACACGACCGATGCGACCCTCGACGACTCCGCCCTGGACGACGGCACCGGCACCCCGGGCCGCCCCCTCGGCGTCGACGAGGAAGGCTACTGGAGCCCCGAGGCGGCAGCCGGGGAGTGGGCCCATGTGGCGGCCCCCGACCCGCAGCGGTCGCGACGTCGCCGCAACCCCTCGCGCATCGATCTCAGCTCCTGGGCGGCCCGTCGAGGAGCGACCGGGCGCGCGTCCGCGGCTCCCGGCCCGGAGCCCGCCGCCCGCGGGTCGCAGGCCGTGTCGTCTGTGCCCCACAATCTCAGTCAGCCCCGGCCGGCGCCGCGGCGCTGGCTGTTCGGGCTGGCGGCCCTGGTCGTCCTCACCCTGCTGGTGAGCCTCATCGTGGTGGGCGTGAGAAGGAATTCCGACCAGGGGTCCTCCGGTTCGCGGGAACCCGCCACCACTCGTACCGTCGCCATCTCGAGCGTCGACGATTTCGATCCGGAGGGTGACGGCGGCAATGACGAGGAGAACCCGAACCAGGTCGCGCTGGCCTGGGACGGCAAGGAGGGCACCGCGTGGAAGACGCTGGTGTACCTGGGCTCACCGCAACTCGGACAGCTCAAGCCGGGGGTGGGGCTGGTAGTCGATCTGGGCGAGCGACACAGATTCACGAGCGTGCAGGTGACTGTCGACGGCGGGGCCACGGATGTGGGTCTGTGGGTGCCGGCGTCGGCCTCGGCCAGGCAGGCGCCGATGAACGCGATCAAGAGCTGGAGCCGGATCGCAGGGCGCACGGGGGCGACGGCGACGGTGACCCTCAAGCCGTCCTCGGCGACGACGAGCCGCTATCTGCTGGTCTATCTCACGAAACTGCCGAAGGTCTCGCAGGGCCGGTACCAGGGTGGGATCGCCGAGATCCGGGTGACGTCGTGA
- a CDS encoding DUF6049 family protein: MPSQTARASRSAPAHVLAALLTMLLGVVGAFCGVAPAHAAEPSVGITLTGVSPATVDAKGTITITGTVRNTSSVAMSWVQASFWRSRDPISDTDSLGSLAVSPPTVPVGERWFHEPGGRSIANITDPDGTTVFKPGEKANFTVSGTASAMGLTSTDAAYLIGVHIQATPAGHSRMTVGRARAFTVVSGASTKARLAPVITLSSAPSVRLDGTFTDDHLAEEFTGRLDRLIDEAASRRSTVLVDPALVDEATAMAAGYTVNGITGTGTGAARAWLAKLTPLLTSGRIYRLPYGDADVVAAARTGHSTVISRSVKALDVKNPARSLPLAVTDEAGALDRPSLNLITTMLKPSLVLTAAAPAGPAHRQNGATVIGLSHSLLAGGPDHQTSAGQLRGRLLAQTLLMSRENLPAVTLVGDTAQLDATAPLGTSTSWLTLTDLGSAIASATATTAPLPAHSSTATALTGDWWTTQITAASDAADWGNVLGNGAVAELQTARILSRSLSLSLAADRRSAWLRDAMAPATDLLGGSGVQLHSAASFVMSSSSNDFPLTVTNNLTETVKVKVTFTSANPQRIGIPDTSVVTIRPKESQTIRFAPRASSNGIVEMTAQLTTPSGRELGPSTTFVIRATRMDDIGWIIIIVSGAVVLGATLLRVRQVRRRNGGTGDGITGKAGAATGEAGVTGEADDGADRDPS; encoded by the coding sequence GTGCCTTCCCAGACCGCCCGTGCTTCCCGGTCGGCGCCTGCGCACGTTCTGGCGGCCCTGTTGACGATGCTGCTGGGGGTGGTGGGTGCCTTCTGCGGGGTCGCGCCCGCCCATGCCGCCGAGCCCTCGGTGGGGATCACCCTCACCGGCGTCAGCCCGGCGACCGTCGACGCCAAGGGCACCATCACCATCACAGGCACCGTCCGCAACACCTCCTCGGTGGCGATGAGCTGGGTGCAGGCCTCCTTCTGGCGCTCCCGCGATCCCATCTCCGACACCGACTCGCTGGGCTCCCTGGCGGTGTCCCCACCGACCGTGCCGGTCGGTGAACGGTGGTTCCACGAGCCGGGAGGCAGGAGCATCGCCAACATCACCGATCCCGACGGGACCACGGTCTTCAAACCGGGAGAGAAGGCCAACTTCACGGTGAGCGGCACCGCGTCGGCCATGGGTCTGACGAGCACCGACGCCGCATACCTCATCGGCGTCCATATCCAGGCGACCCCGGCCGGGCACTCCCGGATGACCGTCGGGCGGGCGCGCGCCTTCACCGTCGTCTCGGGTGCCTCGACGAAGGCCCGGCTGGCGCCTGTGATCACCCTGTCATCGGCCCCCTCGGTCCGGCTCGACGGCACCTTCACCGACGACCACCTGGCAGAGGAGTTCACCGGTCGTCTGGATCGTCTCATCGATGAGGCGGCCAGCCGGAGGTCGACGGTCCTGGTGGATCCGGCACTGGTCGACGAGGCCACCGCCATGGCCGCCGGTTACACCGTCAACGGCATCACAGGAACCGGCACCGGTGCGGCCAGGGCGTGGCTGGCCAAGCTCACCCCGCTGCTGACCAGCGGGCGCATCTACCGGCTGCCCTACGGCGACGCCGACGTCGTCGCCGCCGCCCGGACCGGCCACTCGACCGTCATCTCCCGCTCGGTGAAGGCCCTGGACGTCAAGAACCCGGCCCGCTCGCTGCCGCTGGCCGTCACCGATGAGGCGGGCGCCCTGGACCGGCCCAGCCTGAACCTCATCACCACGATGCTCAAACCCTCCCTGGTGCTCACCGCCGCCGCGCCCGCCGGTCCGGCGCACCGCCAGAACGGGGCCACTGTCATCGGCCTGTCCCACTCCTTGCTGGCAGGCGGGCCCGACCACCAGACCAGCGCCGGGCAGCTGCGCGGCAGGCTGCTGGCGCAGACCCTGTTGATGTCCCGCGAGAACCTGCCCGCAGTGACCCTGGTCGGCGACACCGCCCAGCTCGACGCCACCGCCCCGCTGGGCACCTCGACGTCGTGGCTGACGCTGACCGACCTCGGCTCCGCCATCGCCTCGGCCACCGCCACCACGGCCCCGCTGCCCGCGCACAGCAGCACCGCCACCGCGCTGACGGGGGACTGGTGGACCACGCAGATCACAGCGGCCTCGGACGCGGCCGACTGGGGCAATGTACTGGGCAACGGAGCCGTCGCGGAACTGCAGACCGCCCGGATCCTGTCACGCTCGCTGAGCCTCTCGCTGGCCGCCGACCGGCGGTCCGCCTGGCTGCGCGACGCCATGGCCCCGGCCACCGACCTGCTCGGCGGATCCGGGGTGCAGCTGCACTCGGCCGCGAGCTTCGTGATGTCCTCGTCCAGCAACGACTTCCCCCTGACGGTCACCAACAACCTCACCGAGACGGTCAAGGTGAAGGTGACCTTCACCTCGGCCAACCCGCAGCGCATCGGGATCCCCGACACCTCGGTGGTGACGATCCGGCCCAAGGAGTCCCAGACCATCAGATTCGCCCCGAGGGCCAGCTCGAACGGGATCGTCGAGATGACCGCCCAGCTGACCACCCCGTCGGGCCGCGAACTCGGCCCGTCGACCACCTTCGTGATCCGGGCCACCCGGATGGACGACATCGGGTGGATCATCATCATCGTCTCGGGTGCGGTGGTCCTGGGGGCGACCCTGCTGAGGGTCCGCCAGGTGCGCCGTCGCAATGGCGGTACGGGCGACGGGATCACCGGGAAGGCCGGTGCGGCCACCGGGGAGGCCGGGGTCACCGGGGAGGCCGACGACGGCGCCGACCGCGACCCGAGCTGA
- a CDS encoding C39 family peptidase, producing the protein MTSSRLTEFHAWAAHPRQGWEAFCAGRWDSTGPRDFSDPFVDETDGSVVRGQSPPVRYETTTWTSPWHRPPFASQEVIVSFNATTPGHSWIEVQIQVTTRQTETTGTVAAERTALEPSCPSRWFTMARWCQELPNPRDPDQGGAIHRAGVDGQADQNARVDTDTLFAAEGRAVTAYRLRAVLLYPRGAPERPAITLLGAAATSLPRDAPVEAPGDTGPAGSTDPTSPAGPAAGLELAVRPLSQMVHRGVSPQYGGGGESWCSPTSVAMAMGYHGVIDPVDAVVPQTARGTWDHAYRGAGNWAFSAAHAAAHGLEAFVTRLPDLRALEEFIVAGIPVVVSASFRAAELDGAGYSTDGHLMLVTGFTASGDVIVNDPASHEEPSDEHVRTVYRRDQFERVWLNGSRGVVYIIAPPGTPLPPHPDRRSQA; encoded by the coding sequence GTGACATCCAGCCGGCTGACCGAGTTCCACGCCTGGGCGGCCCACCCCCGGCAGGGGTGGGAGGCCTTCTGCGCGGGCCGATGGGATTCCACCGGCCCGCGCGACTTCTCAGATCCCTTCGTCGACGAGACCGACGGCTCGGTGGTTCGCGGCCAGAGTCCGCCGGTCCGCTACGAGACGACCACATGGACCTCGCCATGGCACCGACCGCCCTTCGCCTCCCAGGAGGTGATCGTCTCCTTCAACGCCACCACCCCCGGCCATTCCTGGATCGAGGTGCAGATCCAGGTCACGACGCGGCAGACGGAGACCACCGGCACCGTGGCGGCCGAGCGCACCGCCCTCGAACCGTCCTGCCCGAGCCGCTGGTTCACCATGGCCCGCTGGTGCCAGGAGCTGCCGAACCCTCGTGACCCCGACCAGGGCGGCGCGATCCACCGCGCCGGCGTCGACGGTCAGGCAGACCAGAACGCCCGCGTCGACACCGACACCCTCTTCGCCGCCGAGGGCCGGGCCGTCACGGCTTACCGGCTACGCGCGGTCCTGCTGTATCCGCGAGGTGCTCCCGAACGCCCCGCGATCACCCTCCTGGGCGCTGCAGCCACTTCGCTTCCTCGCGACGCGCCCGTCGAGGCTCCCGGCGACACCGGCCCCGCCGGCTCCACGGACCCCACCAGCCCCGCAGGGCCCGCCGCGGGCCTGGAACTGGCCGTCCGGCCGCTCTCCCAGATGGTTCACCGGGGAGTTTCCCCACAGTACGGAGGCGGTGGCGAATCGTGGTGCTCGCCGACCTCGGTGGCGATGGCGATGGGTTACCACGGCGTCATCGATCCCGTCGACGCCGTCGTCCCGCAGACGGCCCGCGGCACCTGGGACCACGCATACCGCGGGGCCGGGAACTGGGCCTTCTCGGCGGCCCACGCGGCCGCCCACGGACTGGAGGCCTTCGTCACCCGCCTGCCGGATCTGCGCGCCCTGGAGGAGTTCATCGTCGCCGGCATCCCGGTGGTGGTCTCAGCGAGCTTCCGGGCCGCCGAGCTGGACGGGGCCGGCTACTCCACCGACGGCCACCTAATGCTGGTCACCGGCTTCACCGCGAGCGGCGACGTCATCGTCAACGATCCGGCAAGCCACGAGGAGCCCTCCGACGAGCACGTGCGCACGGTCTACCGTCGGGACCAGTTCGAGAGGGTGTGGTTGAACGGCTCGCGCGGGGTGGTCTACATCATCGCCCCGCCCGGTACACCCCTCCCGCCGCACCCGGACCGCCGGTCACAGGCGTAG
- a CDS encoding NADP-dependent oxidoreductase has translation MRAQQYSRFGGSEVLELVDDRPVPKTPPGYALVRVRAAGVNPVDWKVMAGGLDPIYDSVFPVVPGWDVAGVIEQLGADVPGYEVGDEVLAYARTAWIHHGTFAELVPVPLEALAHKPAELDWDQAGALPLAGLTAYQTLTRLGTEAGQTVLIHNASGGVGSFAVQIAQHLGAQVIGTASERNHERLKALGATPVAYGEGLAERVREIAPGGVDVVLDLIGGVLDVTREVLTPGGAHGSIADPAVASEGGLYAWVRPSGTQTNELAGLAVTGELHADIAATYPLAELPEAFEESRTGHIQGKIVIHPDE, from the coding sequence ATGCGCGCCCAGCAGTACAGCCGCTTCGGCGGCAGTGAGGTCCTTGAACTCGTCGACGACCGGCCCGTCCCGAAGACGCCGCCGGGCTACGCCCTGGTGAGGGTGAGAGCGGCCGGGGTCAATCCGGTCGACTGGAAGGTGATGGCCGGGGGACTCGACCCGATCTACGACTCCGTGTTCCCGGTGGTTCCGGGCTGGGATGTCGCCGGGGTCATCGAGCAGCTGGGCGCCGACGTTCCCGGATACGAGGTCGGTGATGAGGTGCTGGCCTATGCCCGCACCGCCTGGATCCATCACGGCACCTTCGCCGAACTGGTCCCGGTGCCCCTGGAGGCCCTGGCCCACAAGCCCGCCGAGCTGGACTGGGACCAGGCCGGTGCGTTGCCGCTGGCCGGGCTCACCGCCTACCAGACCCTCACCCGGCTGGGCACGGAAGCCGGCCAGACCGTGCTCATCCACAACGCCTCGGGCGGCGTCGGGTCCTTCGCCGTCCAGATCGCCCAGCACCTGGGCGCCCAGGTGATCGGCACGGCGTCCGAGCGCAACCACGAGCGCCTCAAGGCCCTCGGCGCCACCCCGGTGGCCTACGGCGAGGGGCTGGCCGAGCGGGTGCGCGAGATCGCGCCCGGCGGGGTGGACGTCGTGCTCGATCTGATCGGCGGGGTGCTGGATGTGACCAGGGAGGTGCTCACCCCGGGCGGGGCGCACGGCTCGATCGCCGACCCCGCCGTCGCCTCCGAGGGCGGCCTGTACGCATGGGTGCGCCCCTCCGGCACTCAGACCAACGAACTGGCCGGTCTGGCGGTCACCGGCGAGCTGCACGCCGACATCGCCGCGACATACCCGCTGGCCGAGCTGCCCGAGGCCTTCGAGGAGTCGAGGACGGGCCACATCCAAGGCAAGATCGTCATCCACCCCGACGAGTGA
- a CDS encoding bile acid:sodium symporter family protein: MSRIQQFGSWLTKWFTAVVVVWAAFTYLIPQAGVWAKSYTNIFLSVILFGMGMTLSLGDFKRLVKMPLMVIVGTVAHYVIMPLLAVLLCWIFHLDGMLAVGVILVGCCPSGTSSNVMSFLSRGDVALDVSIGLVSTLLAPLMVPLLMSLLASQYVSIPTGKLFMTALQVVLIPLVLGVTVHTLFGHKVDGVRTVMPAVSQLAILVIIGAVVSANHAVLFSAATALALPVVILHNLSGYGLGYLFSRLMYRVYPKGFGYAQQKAITFEVGMQDSGLGATLALQAFAANPIVAIPSTFFSVWHNISGSVLASWWRRHDDRRKIAGATGAAPAEKQPVSVG; this comes from the coding sequence ATGTCGAGGATCCAGCAGTTCGGGTCATGGCTGACGAAATGGTTCACAGCCGTGGTCGTGGTATGGGCCGCATTCACCTACCTCATTCCCCAGGCCGGGGTCTGGGCGAAGTCGTACACCAACATCTTCCTGTCCGTCATCCTCTTCGGGATGGGGATGACACTCAGCCTGGGCGACTTCAAGCGCCTCGTGAAGATGCCGCTGATGGTCATTGTCGGCACTGTCGCCCACTACGTGATCATGCCGCTGCTGGCGGTGCTGCTCTGCTGGATCTTCCACCTCGACGGGATGCTGGCGGTCGGCGTGATCCTGGTCGGCTGCTGCCCCTCGGGCACCTCGTCGAACGTGATGTCCTTCCTGTCGCGCGGCGACGTGGCCCTCGACGTCTCGATCGGACTGGTCTCCACCCTGCTGGCACCGCTCATGGTGCCGCTGCTGATGAGCCTGCTGGCCAGCCAGTACGTCTCCATCCCCACCGGGAAGCTGTTCATGACCGCTCTGCAGGTCGTCCTGATCCCCCTGGTGCTGGGCGTGACCGTGCACACCCTCTTCGGCCACAAGGTGGACGGCGTGCGGACCGTCATGCCGGCCGTCTCCCAGCTGGCGATCCTCGTGATCATCGGCGCCGTGGTCTCGGCCAACCACGCCGTCCTGTTCAGCGCGGCCACCGCCCTGGCGCTGCCCGTGGTGATCCTGCACAATCTCTCCGGTTACGGTCTGGGCTACCTGTTCAGCCGGCTGATGTACCGCGTCTACCCGAAGGGCTTCGGCTACGCCCAGCAGAAGGCCATCACCTTCGAGGTCGGCATGCAGGACTCGGGTCTGGGGGCGACGCTGGCGCTGCAGGCCTTCGCCGCCAACCCGATCGTCGCGATCCCCTCGACCTTCTTCAGTGTCTGGCACAACATCTCCGGATCGGTGCTGGCCTCCTGGTGGCGCCGTCACGATGATCGCAGGAAGATCGCCGGCGCGACCGGGGCGGCTCCCGCCGAGAAGCAACCGGTCTCCGTCGGCTGA
- a CDS encoding succinic semialdehyde dehydrogenase, with protein MTVYDLADAVTADPGAPRSRILSPFDQEPVGEVPLTGSAALDRAFTTASAAQKAWETTSLRDRARILERFAGLLIDHRDDLLDLIGLETGKNRASAMEEFADTVLWTHHVARRGPALLRERRRPGAFPVLTRTVERHLPKGVVGVITPWNYPLTLPIGDAVPALMAGNAVILKPDSQTPLTAAAALSLLREAGLPTELMQIAVGPGRRIGAPIVERSDFLMFTGSTATGRELAARCAERLIGFSAELGGKNPLLVLADADLSRAVPGAVHACFANSGQLCISMERIYVHESVWEPFVTRFVARTRALRLAAGTGWDADMGSLAGAGQLRKAVEAVDDARAKGATVLAGGRPRPDLGPYFYEPTVLSNVVPGMRVHDEETFGPVVSLYRAASDEEAVDAADDSEYGLNASVWSRRRGGWAARRLHSGTVNINEGYGAAWASHDAPMGGFKASGLGRRHGDEGILKYTEAQTVAAQRLIPIAGPAALGHRAWAGLLTGGVRALRRFR; from the coding sequence ATGACGGTGTACGACCTCGCAGACGCGGTGACGGCCGATCCCGGCGCCCCGCGCAGCCGGATCCTCAGCCCCTTCGACCAGGAGCCGGTGGGCGAGGTCCCGCTGACCGGGAGCGCGGCCCTGGATCGGGCCTTCACCACGGCGTCGGCCGCCCAGAAGGCCTGGGAGACCACCTCGCTGCGCGACCGCGCCCGGATCCTGGAGCGCTTCGCCGGACTGCTGATCGATCATCGCGACGACCTGCTGGATCTCATCGGTCTGGAGACCGGCAAGAACCGTGCCAGCGCCATGGAGGAGTTCGCCGACACCGTGCTGTGGACCCATCACGTGGCCCGCCGAGGACCGGCCCTGCTGCGGGAAAGACGCCGTCCGGGAGCCTTCCCGGTGCTCACCAGGACCGTCGAGAGGCATCTGCCCAAGGGCGTGGTCGGCGTCATCACCCCGTGGAACTATCCGCTGACGCTGCCCATCGGCGATGCCGTGCCGGCCCTGATGGCGGGCAACGCGGTGATCCTCAAGCCGGACTCGCAGACCCCGCTGACCGCCGCTGCGGCGCTGAGTCTGCTGCGCGAGGCCGGGCTGCCGACCGAGCTCATGCAGATCGCCGTGGGGCCGGGACGCCGCATCGGTGCCCCGATCGTCGAGCGCTCCGACTTCCTCATGTTCACCGGCTCCACCGCCACCGGCAGGGAACTCGCCGCTCGCTGCGCCGAGCGGCTGATCGGCTTCTCGGCCGAGCTCGGCGGCAAGAATCCGCTCCTGGTCCTGGCCGACGCCGACCTGTCCCGGGCGGTGCCCGGCGCGGTTCACGCCTGTTTCGCCAATTCCGGCCAGCTGTGCATCAGCATGGAACGGATCTACGTCCACGAGTCGGTCTGGGAACCCTTCGTGACCCGCTTCGTGGCGCGGACGCGGGCCCTGCGGCTGGCTGCGGGCACCGGGTGGGACGCCGACATGGGGTCGCTGGCCGGGGCCGGGCAGCTCAGGAAGGCCGTCGAGGCCGTCGACGACGCGCGGGCCAAGGGAGCGACGGTACTGGCCGGGGGGCGTCCGCGCCCCGACCTTGGCCCGTACTTCTACGAACCGACCGTGCTGAGCAACGTCGTCCCGGGCATGAGGGTCCACGACGAGGAGACCTTCGGCCCGGTGGTGAGCCTGTACCGGGCGGCGTCGGACGAGGAGGCGGTGGACGCCGCCGACGACTCGGAGTACGGCCTGAACGCGAGCGTGTGGTCGCGGAGACGTGGCGGCTGGGCGGCCCGCCGGCTGCACAGCGGGACCGTGAACATCAATGAGGGGTACGGGGCGGCATGGGCCTCCCACGACGCCCCGATGGGCGGGTTCAAGGCGTCAGGGCTGGGACGCCGGCACGGGGATGAGGGGATCCTCAAGTACACCGAGGCGCAGACCGTGGCCGCCCAGCGGCTCATCCCGATCGCGGGCCCGGCCGCCCTGGGCCACCGTGCCTGGGCAGGCCTGCTCACCGGCGGGGTCCGGGCGCTGCGCCGGTTCAGGTGA